In one Mesorhizobium australicum genomic region, the following are encoded:
- a CDS encoding GntR family transcriptional regulator, with amino-acid sequence MMNIERLAFDAETRPTIAKRIAESLRDAIVSLDLKPGDTISESDIAARFGVSRQPVREAFIQLAEQGLLRIRPQRSTEVIRISIRDVLNARFVREALEVAVVRKAAAECAEMPVDTFDELFKAQTDASDANDYRAFHAKDDAFHRLIAKLSGNEFVWKLIDAQKVQMDRVRYLSLKLGMPATIREHRDIGEAILSGNPDLAEAHMRKHLRKIDTQIHQIRDLNREYFQEE; translated from the coding sequence ATGATGAATATTGAGCGGCTGGCCTTCGACGCCGAGACACGTCCGACGATCGCCAAGCGCATTGCGGAATCGTTGCGCGACGCCATCGTTTCGCTGGATCTGAAGCCGGGGGACACGATCTCGGAGAGCGACATCGCCGCGCGCTTCGGCGTCTCGCGCCAGCCGGTGCGCGAGGCGTTCATCCAGTTGGCTGAGCAGGGGCTGCTGCGGATCCGGCCGCAGCGGTCGACCGAGGTGATCCGCATCTCCATCCGCGACGTGCTCAATGCGCGCTTCGTGCGCGAGGCGCTCGAGGTAGCCGTGGTGCGCAAGGCCGCCGCGGAGTGCGCCGAAATGCCGGTCGATACATTCGACGAGCTGTTCAAGGCACAGACCGATGCCTCCGATGCCAACGACTACCGCGCCTTCCACGCCAAGGACGACGCGTTCCACCGGTTGATCGCCAAGCTGTCGGGCAACGAATTCGTCTGGAAGCTGATCGACGCACAAAAGGTGCAGATGGACCGCGTGCGCTATCTTTCGCTCAAACTAGGCATGCCGGCGACGATCCGCGAACACCGCGACATCGGTGAGGCGATCCTGTCGGGCAATCCGGACCTCGCCGAGGCGCACATGCGCAAGCACCTGCGCAAGATCGACACGCAGATCCACCAGATCCGTGATCTCAATCGGGAGTATTTCCAGGAGGAGTGA
- a CDS encoding TRAP transporter small permease: protein MSTDLRHGVPILSRLNTAALYLAGLGLVVMTATVAYQVFCRYVLNDSPSWTEPGAVMLMSWFIFLGAAVGVRENNHLGFDVLLYVLPPAAKKWLRMTSDIVVLAFGFGMIWYGSKLVGLTWGTVMPALRISGGWDYVPVVAGGLLVSLFALERIALRIYGAPIDDVLDHLPPPEIAVELENVEDVRRDAAELAKRT, encoded by the coding sequence ATGAGCACCGACCTACGACACGGCGTACCCATCCTCTCCCGTCTCAACACGGCAGCGCTCTATCTCGCCGGCCTCGGCCTGGTGGTGATGACGGCGACTGTCGCCTACCAGGTGTTCTGCCGCTACGTGCTGAACGACTCGCCGAGCTGGACCGAACCGGGCGCCGTCATGCTGATGAGCTGGTTCATCTTTCTCGGCGCCGCCGTCGGCGTGCGCGAGAACAATCATCTCGGCTTCGACGTCCTGCTCTACGTCCTGCCTCCAGCGGCGAAGAAGTGGCTGCGCATGACCTCCGACATCGTCGTGCTCGCCTTCGGCTTCGGAATGATCTGGTACGGCAGCAAGCTTGTCGGATTGACGTGGGGCACGGTCATGCCGGCGCTGCGCATATCCGGCGGCTGGGACTACGTTCCGGTGGTCGCCGGCGGACTGCTGGTTTCGCTGTTCGCGCTGGAGAGGATCGCGCTGCGCATCTACGGCGCCCCGATCGACGATGTGCTCGATCACCTGCCGCCGCCCGAGATCGCGGTAGAGCTCGAGAACGTCGAGGACGTGCGCCGGGACGCGGCAGAGCTGGCGAAGAGGACCTGA
- a CDS encoding sugar phosphate isomerase/epimerase family protein, whose product MPKTMKGPGIFLAQFGGDAAPFNSLPAITKWAAGLGYKGVQIPTWDGRLFDLKKAASSKSYCDEVKGICADAGVEITELSTHLQGQLVAVHPAYDSMFDGFAPPEVHNNPKARQKWAVEQMKFAAKASKNLGLTASVSFTGALAFPYLYPWPQRPAGLIEEAFAELGKRWKPILDAYDEAGVDLCYEIHPGEDVFDGATFEMFVDAVGGHKRANINYDPSHFLLQQLDYLAFIDIYHERIKAFHVKDAEFNPDGRQGVYSGYQGWVQRAGRFRSLGDGQVDFSGIFSKLAQYDYDSWAVLEWECCLKHPEDGAAEGAPFIESHIIRVTEKAFDDFAGAKPDKAALRKLMGI is encoded by the coding sequence ATGCCAAAGACCATGAAGGGGCCGGGAATCTTCCTGGCGCAGTTCGGCGGCGACGCCGCGCCGTTCAATTCGCTGCCCGCGATCACGAAGTGGGCCGCCGGGCTCGGCTACAAGGGCGTTCAGATCCCGACATGGGACGGACGCCTGTTCGATCTGAAGAAGGCGGCCTCGTCTAAGAGCTATTGCGACGAGGTGAAAGGCATCTGCGCCGATGCGGGCGTCGAGATCACCGAACTGTCGACCCATCTCCAGGGCCAGCTCGTCGCCGTGCATCCTGCCTACGATTCGATGTTTGATGGCTTCGCGCCGCCCGAGGTGCACAACAATCCGAAGGCCCGCCAGAAATGGGCGGTCGAGCAGATGAAGTTCGCGGCCAAGGCGTCGAAGAACCTCGGGCTGACGGCCTCGGTCTCCTTCACCGGCGCGCTCGCCTTCCCCTACCTTTATCCCTGGCCACAGCGGCCGGCTGGTCTGATCGAGGAGGCATTCGCCGAGCTCGGCAAGCGCTGGAAGCCGATCCTCGACGCCTATGACGAGGCCGGCGTCGATCTCTGCTACGAAATCCACCCGGGCGAGGACGTATTCGACGGCGCCACTTTCGAGATGTTTGTCGACGCGGTCGGCGGCCACAAGCGGGCCAACATCAACTACGACCCGTCGCACTTCCTGCTGCAGCAGCTCGACTATCTCGCCTTCATCGACATCTACCACGAGCGCATCAAGGCCTTCCATGTGAAGGACGCCGAGTTCAATCCGGACGGGCGCCAGGGCGTCTATTCGGGCTATCAGGGCTGGGTGCAGCGCGCCGGCCGCTTCCGCTCGTTGGGCGACGGCCAGGTCGACTTCTCCGGCATCTTCTCCAAGCTCGCGCAATACGACTACGACTCGTGGGCGGTGCTGGAGTGGGAATGCTGCCTGAAGCATCCGGAGGACGGCGCAGCCGAGGGGGCGCCCTTCATCGAAAGCCACATCATCCGCGTGACGGAAAAGGCCTTCGACGACTTCGCCGGAGCGAAGCCGGACAAGGCGGCGCTGCGGAAGCTGATGGGGATTTGA
- a CDS encoding FadR/GntR family transcriptional regulator, with protein sequence MAEKDLLPHLAAFLIAESDAESHRTPSERELAEHFQVSRGQIREALAILEAMRLVERRAKSGIYLTKHEASVEAMALFARAGLPLDPVQIYETVELRKIHEIKAAELACSRATEENYEALREILRASEAKVAAGEPIHTEDRDFHLEIVRATKNSVFYRICTLYYVMGEGRLPIYFNDPERGRKSHAEHLQIFEALVRRDGNLAQALMNAHLQGAESYWKGLISEMDLKEGARLENA encoded by the coding sequence ATGGCCGAGAAAGACCTGCTGCCGCATCTCGCGGCGTTCCTGATCGCAGAATCGGATGCGGAAAGCCACCGCACGCCGTCCGAGCGGGAGCTTGCCGAGCATTTTCAGGTTTCGCGTGGCCAGATCCGCGAAGCGCTGGCGATCCTTGAGGCGATGCGGCTGGTCGAACGCCGGGCGAAGTCGGGCATCTACCTGACCAAGCACGAGGCGAGCGTCGAGGCGATGGCGCTGTTTGCCCGCGCCGGCCTGCCGCTCGACCCGGTGCAGATCTACGAGACCGTCGAACTGCGCAAGATCCACGAGATCAAGGCCGCTGAACTCGCCTGCAGCCGCGCGACGGAAGAGAACTACGAGGCGCTGCGCGAAATCCTGCGCGCCTCCGAGGCCAAGGTCGCGGCCGGCGAGCCGATCCATACCGAGGATCGGGACTTCCACCTCGAGATCGTGCGCGCGACCAAGAACAGCGTCTTCTACCGAATCTGCACCCTCTATTACGTCATGGGAGAGGGCCGGCTGCCGATCTATTTCAACGACCCGGAGCGCGGCCGCAAATCGCACGCCGAGCACCTGCAGATCTTCGAAGCATTGGTGCGGCGCGATGGCAACCTCGCCCAGGCACTTATGAACGCGCATCTCCAGGGGGCGGAGAGTTACTGGAAGGGCCTGATCAGCGAGATGGACCTAAAGGAAGGCGCGCGTCTGGAAAATGCCTGA
- the uxaC gene encoding glucuronate isomerase — translation MYTSIPVPRKDFSGGKSGVPLLSDDRLFPADATTRSIARQLYASVKDLPIVSPHGHTDPRWFADNANFPDPAQLIVVPDHYIFRMLFSQGVALERLGVPRVDGGAVETDPRAIWRLFAEHYHLFRATPSRLWLDHTFETLFGLDVPLSASTADLYYDAIDARLKQDDYRPRALYERFNIEVIATTEGALDDLRWHAQLKQSGWKGRVVTTYRPDSVIDPDFEGFRDNIRVLGEITGCDTGTWQGYLEAHRLRRAFFRDHGATATDHGHPSADTANLSADAAAKLYQIVTSRDATPDEARLFRAQMLTEMAKMSVEDGMVMQIHAGSRRNHSADIFARFGRDKGFDIPGRTDYVQALKPLLDAVGLEPNLTVILFTLDETVYSRELAPLAGVYPCLRLGPAWWFFDSPAGMRRFRELTTETAGFYNTVGFNDDTRAFPSIPARHDVARRVDCAYLADLVVEGQLRDDEAAELAHDLAYRLAKRAYRL, via the coding sequence ATGTATACTTCCATACCAGTTCCTCGCAAGGATTTCTCGGGAGGAAAGTCCGGCGTGCCCCTGCTGAGCGACGACAGGCTTTTTCCAGCCGACGCGACGACGCGATCCATAGCGCGACAACTCTACGCGTCGGTCAAGGATCTGCCCATCGTCAGCCCGCACGGCCACACCGATCCGCGGTGGTTTGCCGACAACGCCAACTTTCCCGATCCTGCCCAGCTCATCGTCGTTCCGGACCATTACATCTTCCGCATGCTGTTCAGCCAGGGCGTGGCGCTGGAGAGGCTGGGCGTGCCGCGGGTCGACGGCGGCGCGGTCGAGACCGATCCGCGCGCGATCTGGCGGCTGTTCGCCGAGCACTATCATCTTTTCCGCGCCACGCCCTCGCGCCTCTGGCTCGACCACACCTTCGAGACGCTGTTCGGGCTCGACGTTCCGCTCTCGGCCTCTACGGCGGACCTTTACTACGACGCCATCGACGCGAGGCTGAAACAGGACGACTACCGCCCGCGCGCGCTCTACGAACGCTTCAACATCGAGGTCATCGCCACGACCGAAGGCGCGCTCGACGACCTGCGCTGGCATGCCCAGCTCAAGCAGTCAGGCTGGAAAGGACGGGTCGTCACGACCTACAGGCCGGATTCGGTCATCGATCCCGATTTCGAAGGGTTTCGAGACAACATCCGCGTACTCGGCGAAATCACCGGCTGCGACACTGGCACCTGGCAAGGCTATCTGGAGGCGCACCGCCTCCGCCGCGCTTTCTTCCGCGATCATGGCGCGACGGCGACGGACCATGGCCATCCGAGCGCCGACACCGCGAACCTGTCCGCCGACGCGGCCGCCAAGCTCTACCAGATCGTCACCTCGCGCGACGCCACACCCGACGAGGCGCGCCTGTTCCGTGCCCAGATGCTGACCGAGATGGCGAAGATGAGCGTCGAGGACGGTATGGTGATGCAGATCCATGCCGGTTCGCGCCGCAACCACTCGGCCGACATCTTCGCCCGCTTCGGCCGCGACAAGGGCTTCGACATCCCCGGCCGCACCGACTACGTGCAGGCGCTGAAGCCGCTGCTCGATGCGGTCGGCCTCGAGCCGAACCTCACTGTCATCCTCTTCACGCTCGACGAGACCGTCTATTCGCGCGAACTGGCACCCTTGGCCGGCGTCTATCCGTGCCTGCGGCTTGGCCCGGCCTGGTGGTTCTTCGACAGCCCGGCCGGCATGCGCCGCTTCCGCGAGCTAACCACGGAAACCGCCGGCTTCTACAACACCGTCGGCTTCAACGACGATACCCGCGCCTTTCCCTCGATACCCGCCCGGCACGACGTGGCCCGACGGGTCGACTGCGCCTACCTCGCGGACCTCGTGGTCGAGGGCCAGCTTCGCGACGACGAAGCGGCCGAGCTCGCCCACGATCTCGCCTACCGCCTGGCCAAGCGCGCCTACCGACTCTGA
- a CDS encoding TRAP transporter substrate-binding protein, which yields MNLIRKFATAAAMTALMTASALAQTVLKSSDTHPDGYPTVEGVKYFGELVKQRTNGRYSVEVYHSAQLGQEKDTIEQVRSGVIELNRVSMAPFNGTVKETIVPALPYLFRSEEHMHKVMDGAIGDQIKAAFEPAGLVVLAFYDAGARSFYNKTKPINSVADMKGLKFRVIQSDIFVDMVAALGANATPMPYGEVYSAIETGVIDGAENNFPSYDTAKHFEVAKNYSLDEHTILPEVFVMNKGAWDKLTPEDQAIFKQAATESVAKQRELWAAKVAESRKIVEAAGSQITTPEKQGFIDAMKPVYDKHVTDEVLKKMVADVQAVQ from the coding sequence ATGAACCTGATACGCAAATTTGCGACTGCCGCTGCGATGACCGCACTGATGACGGCGAGCGCTCTCGCGCAGACCGTCCTGAAGTCGTCCGACACCCATCCGGATGGGTACCCGACGGTCGAGGGGGTGAAGTATTTCGGCGAACTGGTGAAGCAGCGCACCAACGGCCGCTACTCGGTCGAGGTCTACCACTCGGCCCAGCTCGGCCAGGAGAAGGACACGATCGAGCAGGTCCGCTCGGGCGTGATCGAGCTCAACCGCGTCTCGATGGCGCCGTTCAACGGCACCGTGAAGGAGACCATCGTGCCGGCGCTGCCCTATCTCTTCCGTTCGGAAGAGCACATGCACAAGGTGATGGACGGCGCGATCGGCGATCAGATCAAGGCGGCGTTCGAGCCGGCCGGGCTGGTCGTTCTCGCCTTCTACGACGCCGGCGCGCGCTCCTTCTACAACAAGACCAAGCCGATCAACTCGGTCGCCGACATGAAGGGTCTGAAGTTCCGCGTCATCCAGTCCGACATCTTCGTCGACATGGTCGCGGCTCTTGGCGCCAACGCCACTCCGATGCCCTATGGCGAGGTCTATTCGGCCATCGAGACCGGCGTCATCGACGGTGCGGAGAACAACTTCCCGAGCTACGACACCGCCAAGCATTTCGAGGTCGCGAAGAACTACTCGCTCGACGAGCACACCATCCTTCCCGAAGTGTTCGTCATGAACAAGGGCGCGTGGGACAAGCTGACGCCCGAGGATCAGGCGATCTTCAAGCAGGCAGCCACGGAGAGTGTCGCCAAGCAGCGTGAGCTCTGGGCGGCGAAGGTCGCGGAATCGCGCAAGATCGTCGAGGCTGCCGGCTCGCAGATCACCACCCCGGAAAAGCAGGGGTTCATCGACGCGATGAAGCCTGTCTACGACAAGCACGTCACCGATGAAGTGCTCAAGAAGATGGTCGCCGACGTTCAGGCGGTGCAGTGA
- a CDS encoding Gfo/Idh/MocA family protein: MVSGKMIESGNGPIRLGMVGGGQGAFIGGVHRIAARIDGEFQLVAGALSSSPEKAKASAAELGLDPSRSYGSFQEMAKAESSRADGIEAVSIVTPNHMHWPAAKAFLDAGIHVICDKPLTSNLADAKKLAALVAKSGKVFVLTHNYTGYPMIRQARDMVQKGQLGEIRVVQAEYPQDWLTTKVEDTGAKQAVWRTDPKQSGAGGATGDIGTHAYNLARFVTGLELDSLSADLNAFVKGRLLDDNAHVMLRFKSGAKGMLWASQVAPGNENALKLRVYGTKGGIEWSQEQPNHLWFTPFGEPKQLITRAGAGAGPAAARVSRVPSGHPEGYLEGFATIYAEAARAIRAARRKNGKPAKDVIYPTVADGVEGVAFVEACVKSSKKNAAWTKL; the protein is encoded by the coding sequence ATGGTCAGCGGCAAGATGATCGAATCCGGCAATGGGCCGATCAGGCTCGGCATGGTGGGTGGCGGGCAGGGCGCTTTCATTGGCGGCGTGCACCGCATTGCGGCACGCATCGACGGCGAGTTCCAACTGGTCGCCGGCGCGTTGTCGTCGAGCCCCGAGAAGGCCAAGGCTTCTGCGGCCGAACTCGGCCTGGACCCTTCGCGCAGCTACGGCTCGTTCCAGGAGATGGCCAAGGCCGAGTCGAGCCGTGCCGACGGCATCGAGGCGGTGTCGATCGTCACGCCCAACCACATGCACTGGCCGGCTGCAAAGGCTTTCCTCGATGCCGGCATCCACGTCATCTGCGACAAGCCGCTGACGTCGAACCTGGCCGACGCGAAAAAGCTGGCAGCACTCGTGGCGAAGTCCGGCAAGGTCTTCGTGCTGACCCACAACTACACCGGCTATCCGATGATCCGGCAGGCGCGGGACATGGTGCAGAAGGGCCAGCTCGGCGAGATCCGCGTTGTCCAGGCCGAGTATCCGCAGGACTGGCTGACCACGAAGGTCGAGGACACCGGCGCCAAGCAGGCGGTCTGGCGCACCGACCCGAAGCAGTCTGGCGCCGGAGGTGCGACCGGCGACATCGGCACGCATGCCTACAACCTCGCCCGTTTCGTCACCGGCCTTGAGCTCGACAGCCTGTCGGCCGACCTCAACGCCTTTGTGAAGGGCCGCCTGCTCGACGACAACGCGCACGTCATGCTGCGCTTCAAGAGCGGCGCCAAGGGCATGCTCTGGGCGAGCCAGGTGGCGCCGGGCAACGAGAACGCGCTGAAGCTGCGCGTCTACGGCACCAAGGGCGGCATCGAGTGGAGCCAGGAACAGCCGAACCATCTGTGGTTCACGCCCTTCGGCGAGCCGAAGCAGCTGATCACACGCGCCGGAGCCGGCGCCGGTCCCGCCGCCGCCCGCGTCAGCCGCGTGCCGTCGGGTCATCCGGAAGGCTATCTCGAGGGCTTCGCCACCATCTACGCCGAAGCCGCCCGCGCCATCCGTGCTGCGCGCAGGAAGAATGGCAAGCCGGCGAAGGATGTCATTTACCCAACCGTGGCCGACGGCGTCGAAGGAGTGGCCTTCGTCGAGGCCTGCGTGAAATCGTCGAAGAAGAACGCGGCCTGGACGAAGCTGTAG
- a CDS encoding mandelate racemase/muconate lactonizing enzyme family protein, producing MRIARIQAWWVRIPIEAARQHKSDFGQITTFDAAIVRVETDAGIVGWGEGKNAAGSAGTYGALVSLINNEIAPALRGRDARDINGIWEMLYNGVRHQKAAASGHVMPVLARRGLTVAAISAIDIALWDILGKSLGVPVWQLLGGRKSERMPAYASGGWASADKIGEQLQSYIDKGGFKAVKMRVGSMDGAPHVSSERVHAAREALGPGISIMVDAHGTYTVADAKRFAHMVRDCDLAWFEEPVAADDKQGIAEVRAACGIPIAAGESEATRFDFRDLAVARAADVFQPDLGFCGGISEAMKIGAIASAFNIRLAPHLWAGAPAFYAGLHVCAASPSSFILEYSLGANPMLHDLVVEKLDVAEGTIAIPDAPGLGITVDEDFLKAHAMGG from the coding sequence ATGCGCATCGCACGAATCCAGGCATGGTGGGTGAGGATCCCGATCGAGGCCGCGCGCCAGCACAAGAGCGACTTCGGCCAGATCACGACCTTCGACGCCGCCATCGTCAGGGTCGAGACAGACGCCGGCATCGTCGGCTGGGGCGAGGGCAAGAACGCCGCCGGGAGCGCCGGGACCTACGGCGCGCTGGTGTCGCTCATCAACAACGAGATCGCGCCCGCGCTGCGCGGCCGCGACGCGCGCGACATCAATGGCATCTGGGAGATGCTTTACAACGGCGTGCGCCACCAGAAGGCTGCCGCTTCCGGCCACGTCATGCCGGTTCTGGCGCGCCGGGGACTGACGGTTGCCGCGATCAGTGCGATCGACATCGCATTGTGGGATATCCTTGGCAAGTCGCTCGGCGTCCCGGTGTGGCAGCTGCTCGGCGGCCGCAAGAGCGAGCGCATGCCGGCCTATGCCTCCGGCGGCTGGGCAAGCGCCGACAAGATCGGCGAACAGTTGCAGTCCTATATCGACAAGGGCGGCTTCAAGGCGGTGAAGATGCGGGTCGGTTCGATGGACGGGGCGCCGCACGTTTCGTCCGAACGCGTGCACGCCGCGCGCGAAGCGCTCGGGCCGGGGATCTCGATCATGGTCGACGCGCACGGCACCTACACCGTCGCCGACGCCAAGCGCTTCGCGCACATGGTGCGCGACTGCGACCTGGCCTGGTTCGAGGAGCCGGTGGCGGCGGACGACAAGCAGGGCATCGCGGAGGTTCGAGCAGCCTGCGGTATCCCGATTGCCGCCGGCGAGAGCGAGGCGACCCGGTTCGACTTCCGCGATCTCGCCGTCGCGCGCGCGGCCGACGTGTTCCAGCCCGACCTCGGTTTCTGCGGCGGCATCTCGGAGGCGATGAAGATCGGTGCGATCGCGTCGGCCTTCAACATCCGGCTCGCCCCGCATCTGTGGGCCGGCGCGCCGGCCTTCTATGCTGGCCTGCATGTCTGCGCGGCGTCGCCGTCGAGCTTCATTCTCGAATATTCGCTGGGCGCCAACCCGATGCTGCACGATCTCGTGGTGGAGAAACTCGATGTGGCCGAAGGAACCATTGCCATTCCGGACGCGCCGGGGCTAGGCATCACTGTCGACGAGGATTTCCTGAAAGCCCACGCAATGGGTGGCTGA
- a CDS encoding septal ring lytic transglycosylase RlpA family protein has product MRNGFGVVLAVAIAGATFSTNPAFAQCGRASWYALHSKTASGERMNPSAMTAAHRSLPFGTKVRVTNKHNGKSVVVRINDRGPFIKGRVIDLSKAAARQIGMVSRGHASICMAKI; this is encoded by the coding sequence ATGCGGAACGGTTTCGGTGTTGTCTTGGCAGTGGCCATCGCGGGGGCGACGTTTTCAACAAATCCAGCCTTCGCCCAGTGCGGACGCGCATCGTGGTATGCGCTTCACTCCAAGACGGCATCGGGCGAACGGATGAACCCATCCGCCATGACCGCGGCACACCGCTCGCTTCCCTTCGGTACGAAAGTGCGTGTCACCAACAAGCACAACGGCAAGAGCGTGGTGGTTCGCATCAACGACCGCGGCCCGTTCATCAAGGGCCGGGTGATCGACCTCTCCAAGGCCGCCGCCCGCCAGATCGGCATGGTCTCGCGCGGACATGCCTCGATCTGCATGGCGAAGATCTGA
- a CDS encoding NAD(P)-dependent oxidoreductase — protein MPDAAAPVIFSTHALHPAAVAALDGAGKLKIATALDPATLIAESRDAAAIIVRANLPETIFRDAPALRAAVRHGAGLDMIPMEAATAAGVLVANVPAVNARSVAEHVFFVTMALLRRFRMMDRDLRTAGWLAGRAHAEHTNELSGRRIGIVGYGAVGRQVHAIAAQGFGLEVAVNSRSRPEDLGEAAFLDVDALVAQSDVVVLCCPLTPETRGLIDARRIGLMKPGALIVNVARGPVIVDDALVAALRQGRIGGAALDVFATQPLPPDHPYFSFDNVIVTPHMAGITEESMMRMGTGAVAEVVRILRGDLPVNLRNPEVLPAYRARFG, from the coding sequence ATGCCTGACGCGGCTGCCCCGGTCATCTTCTCGACGCACGCGCTGCATCCCGCCGCGGTCGCAGCGCTTGACGGCGCAGGCAAGCTCAAGATCGCAACCGCGCTCGATCCGGCCACGCTGATCGCGGAGTCGCGCGATGCCGCGGCCATCATCGTTCGCGCCAACCTGCCCGAGACGATCTTCCGGGATGCTCCGGCGCTCCGAGCGGCGGTTCGGCATGGCGCGGGCCTGGACATGATCCCGATGGAGGCAGCGACGGCGGCCGGCGTGCTGGTCGCTAACGTGCCGGCCGTGAATGCCCGCTCGGTTGCGGAGCACGTGTTCTTCGTGACCATGGCGTTGCTCCGTCGCTTCCGGATGATGGACCGCGACCTGCGGACCGCCGGCTGGCTCGCAGGCCGGGCGCATGCGGAACACACCAACGAACTGTCCGGCCGCCGGATCGGCATCGTTGGTTACGGCGCTGTCGGGCGGCAGGTGCATGCGATCGCAGCGCAAGGCTTCGGCCTCGAGGTCGCGGTCAACAGCCGCAGCCGGCCGGAGGATCTCGGCGAGGCGGCGTTCCTGGATGTCGACGCTCTCGTCGCGCAGAGCGACGTCGTCGTGCTCTGCTGTCCTCTCACGCCGGAGACGCGCGGCCTGATCGACGCCCGCAGGATTGGCCTGATGAAACCGGGCGCGCTGATCGTCAATGTCGCGCGAGGGCCGGTGATCGTCGACGACGCGCTTGTGGCCGCGCTACGCCAGGGACGCATCGGGGGGGCGGCGCTCGACGTCTTCGCAACCCAGCCGCTGCCGCCGGACCATCCCTATTTCTCCTTCGACAATGTGATCGTGACGCCTCATATGGCGGGCATCACCGAGGAGAGCATGATGCGGATGGGAACGGGTGCGGTTGCCGAAGTCGTGCGCATCCTGCGCGGCGATCTGCCCGTCAACCTGCGCAATCCCGAGGTTCTCCCGGCCTACCGCGCCCGCTTCGGTTGA
- a CDS encoding sugar phosphate isomerase/epimerase family protein — protein MHLSTHNWMRAEPLETTLKRIKKFGYESIEISGEPEQYKTKETRALLKEHGIRCWGAVTLMLGERNLAAKDQGQRERSVQYVKDVLTMVSELDGEIITLVPATVGKVVPDATEEEEWKWVVDATRECFTHAKKVGVRVAVEPLNRFETYLFNRGEQALALADAVSPECGVCLDAYHIHMEEFDVKEAIQKAGKRLFDFHVADNNRFAAGLGTINWKQLVGWLREAGYDGALTNEFVAPVDRTPANRYPDMVERNPVDISPEQLKFIQDHGSSVLTEKFYTDQMRITAETLLPLIK, from the coding sequence ATGCATCTTTCGACACACAACTGGATGCGCGCCGAGCCGTTGGAAACGACGCTGAAGCGCATCAAGAAGTTCGGCTACGAGTCGATCGAGATCTCGGGCGAGCCGGAGCAGTACAAGACCAAAGAGACCCGCGCGCTGCTGAAGGAGCACGGCATCCGCTGCTGGGGCGCGGTGACGTTGATGCTCGGCGAGCGCAACCTCGCGGCCAAGGACCAGGGCCAGCGCGAGCGCTCCGTGCAGTACGTCAAGGACGTGCTGACGATGGTGAGCGAACTCGACGGCGAGATCATCACGCTGGTGCCCGCGACCGTCGGCAAGGTCGTGCCAGACGCGACCGAGGAAGAGGAGTGGAAGTGGGTGGTGGACGCGACCCGCGAGTGCTTCACCCACGCCAAGAAAGTCGGCGTGCGAGTCGCGGTCGAGCCGCTGAACCGGTTCGAAACCTATCTCTTCAATCGCGGCGAACAGGCGCTGGCGCTGGCCGACGCGGTATCGCCGGAGTGCGGCGTCTGTCTCGATGCCTACCATATCCACATGGAGGAATTCGACGTCAAGGAAGCGATCCAAAAGGCCGGCAAGCGCCTGTTCGACTTCCACGTCGCCGACAACAACCGTTTCGCCGCCGGTCTCGGCACGATCAACTGGAAGCAGCTCGTCGGCTGGCTGCGCGAGGCGGGCTATGACGGCGCGCTCACCAACGAGTTCGTCGCGCCGGTCGACCGCACGCCCGCCAACCGCTACCCCGACATGGTGGAGCGCAACCCGGTCGACATCTCGCCCGAGCAGCTCAAGTTCATCCAGGACCACGGCTCCTCGGTGCTGACTGAGAAATTCTACACCGACCAGATGCGGATCACCGCGGAAACCCTGCTGCCGCTGATCAAGTGA